From one Parambassis ranga chromosome 5, fParRan2.1, whole genome shotgun sequence genomic stretch:
- the setd5 gene encoding SET domain-containing protein 5 isoform X11 translates to MSIVITLGVTTPETSYSDMAAGSDPESVEASPAVNEKNYNHSCGSAQSHGYQRLPYADHNYGAPPPPTPPASPLSQTIIPRLDLNGLVRSSHYNETNEDNSADSDSSSEEDEEAVANWCHCTLTPGSLLIKCDNCRVLDRRKGAESQHRKTENISAGESSATESGDEEVSPSTISYTATQHTPTSIKLTVNRVKKSKSKKRKKSTDKARGTPKSKKVKAFREGSRKSMRMKNSTTEASVLDENTAEGWESKIRQWTDQYEEALANQYSADVQTLLQLHRTASATVSKAESGTTTPPATAQIHALVDPMDTINRTELACNNTVLGSQMQLQLGRVTRVQKHRKILRAAKSLEPDALIIEYRGKVMLKQQFEVNGHFFKKPYPFVLFYSKFNNVEMCVDARTFGNDARFIRRSCTPNAEVRHMIAEGMIHLCIYAVSQIAKDAEVTIGFDYEFTSCNYKVDCACHKGNQNCPVQKHNLSPMENLLSPPCLPQHSLVGAETRRRKARRKELEGWLASDNNHTLDQQQVTKDLQGTSDTEERLQDEVKVEQGEEGEVDDNGIVISTKRTFNTLERKKRRVGEMEIKEDGVETDDGTGHLAANTPIAHNAGVGISTRRTTYVMESPPGEAKTSLPNLPAPSAPPKPARPSKARPKSRISRYRSSSLRARRQRQALAQQAAAAAVTSVAATPVSADQSATLDEEGSQGPYGAESVHGESSLVGNLLDGDGLNCISRGNLRYPKTKKYLVTEWLNDKIPAGDKILQEVLVERPLRITTDPTVLATTLNMLPGLSHSSLICTTPRHYVRFGSPFNPERRRPRPLQMDGTYGCYKKRWIKQVEDECCSASVEDGTESTSSQQSTSSRSTPNPLSSELNAPFKKRHSKYVLETTPSPSDLLHPLSPITPPLPEESLHPLLHTPCGSLSLLPNGLPYSPMPSLPASRCNTPLQFENISSPEASPAHRPQSISPEPCLQTDFDAFRPQFPDLSLSSSLESPVAVMSDDFSLSGGQDSQGPLSIGACSLNPASCPSSDLNPQNKEQAFRTEFNLIYTCSPLNANLGNPVTANRHLSQSEGGFSPSQSFRSSISSQGLVGDGGPGSMSPYGEPQYVGRYPDSVTPPYTSNPPQKKKVSLLEYRKRKQGSSRDSDPASSNSSLGGTPTRSGYHYSKDSHPPHSYQQMQPPASPHSSISSLAHTPSIPQIEEVSPPDHHGPPVQSRQQDTNQWMVPTTVELLREGQGVLERVLRSIKMEHIYKRSNSFTEKESEADCYEMQAVSMVSPVKSPHTYSPSVYSNQSTESRQADSPSFLQQTSSSPFRGSYSPSSSQSFFPHLAGLSQDHLPTSYPRSPVGSHQHSDTSNVEGGHGYSCLKGSRLNSSGLVGAPIPRARAHGQTKIDLGSQASRVTQQQATQRPNSQSGSPSQAVLQASSKLQSGSGPAHCSQRGTNLSQFQHSPLQGPGVRTQSGTF, encoded by the exons ATGAGCATAGTAATTACGCTGGGAGTCACCACACCTGAAACGTCTTACTCAGATATGGCTGCTGGATCAGA CCCTGAGTCAGTTGAAGCAAGCCCTGCAGTCAATGAGAAAAACTATAACCACAGCTGTGGGAGTGCACAGAGCCATGGGTATCAGAGACTACCCTATGCT GATCACAActatggtgcaccccctccccCTACCCCACccgcctcccctctctcccaaACCATTATTCCCCGTTTGGATCTCAATGGCCTGGTACGCAGTTCCCACTACAATGAAACTAATGAGGACAACTCGGCCGACAGTGATAGTTCctcagaggaagatgaagaagccGTAGCTAACTGGTGTCATTGCACCCTGACTCCAGGCAGCTTGCTCATTAAATGTGACAACTGCAG GGTACTGGACAGGAGGAAAGGAGCAGAGAGCCAacacagaaaaactgaaaatatcTCTG CTGGAGAGAGTAGTGCAACAGAGAGTGGTGATGAAGAGGTGTCACCCTCCACTATTTCCTATACTGCCACTCAGCACACACCCACCAGCATCAAACTCACTGTcaacagagtaaaaaaaagcaaatcaaaaaagaggaagaagagcacaGACAAAGCTCGTGGCACACCGAAGAGCAAGAAAGTTAAG gccTTCAGAGAAGGTTCTAGGAAGTCCATGAGGATGAAG AACTCAACCACAGAGGCCAGTGTGCTGGATGAGAACACAGCAGAAGGTTGGGAGAGCAAAATCCGCCAGTGGACAGACCAGTACGAAGAGGCTCTTGCCAACCAGTACAGCGCTGATGTCCAGACATTGCTCCAGCTTCACCGCACTGCTAGCGCCACAGTCTCAAAGGCAGAGAGCGGCACTACAACACCCCCTGCCACAGCACAAATCCATGCCTTAGTTGACCCAATGGACACTATTAATCGCACTGAACTGGCCTGTAATAACACAGTGCTGGGCTCACAGATGCAG CTCCAGCTTGGCCGGGTAACACGGGTGCAGAAACACAGGAAGATCCTTAGAGCCGCAAAAAGCCTGGAGCCAGATGCACTCATTATTGAATATCGGGGAAAAGTCATGCTTAAACAACAGTTTGAAGTCAACGGACACTTCTTCAAAAA ACCCTACCCTTTTGTGCTGTTCTACTCAAAATTTAACAATGTAGAGATGTGTGTTGATGCGAGGACCTTTGGAAATGATGCCCGATTCATTAGGAGGTCCTGTACACCCAATGCTGAG GTCCGACATATGATTGCTGAAGGCATGATCCATCTGTGTATTTACGCTGTCAGTCAAATCGCAAAGGATGCTGAGGTCACTATTGGATTTGACTACGAGTTCACTAGCTG TAATTACAAAGTGGACTGTGCCTGTCATAAGGGCAACCAGAACTGCCCTGTCCAGAAGCACAACCTGAGTCCCATGGAGAACTTGCTGAGTCCACCCTGCCTGCCACAACACTCCTTGGTTGGTGCTGAAACCCGCCGGAGAAAAGCTCGTAGGAAAGAGTTGGAAGGCTGGCTGGCTAGTGACAATAATCATACCCTGGACCAGCAGCAGGTGACGAAAGATCTGCAGGGGACCAGTGACACAgag GAGAGACTGCAAGATGAAGTTAAGGTGGAacagggagaggaaggagaggtggATGACAATGGGATTGTAATTTCCACTAAAAGA ACTTTTAACACCCTGGAACGGAAAAAGAGGCGAGTCGGAGAAATGGAAATAAAGGAGGATGGTGTGGAAACTGATGATGGGACAGGACACCTTGCTGCGAATACCCCCATAGCTCACAACGCTGGTGTAGGGATCAGCACACGACGCACCACTTATGTTATG GAATCTCCACCTGGTGAGGCGAAGACCTCATTACCCAACCTGCCTGCACCATCTGCTCCTCCAAAACCTGCACGCCCTTCCAAGGCTCGGCCCAAAAGTCGAATATCTCGCTACCGGTCAAGCTCATTGCGTGCGCGGCGGCAGCGCCAAGCTCTTGCTCAGCAGGCAGCAGCCGCTGCAGTTACATCAGTGGCAGCAACGCCCGTATCAGCTGATCAGAGTGCTACTCTGGATGAGGAGGGATCTCAAGGCCCATATGGTGCTGAATCTGTCCATGGGGAAAGCAGCCTTGTAGGTAATCTCCTAGATGGAGATGGCCTAAACTGCATAAGCAGAGGCAACCTGCGCTACCCCAAGACCAAGAAG tACCTGGTGACAGAGTGGTTGAATGACAAAATCCCTGCAGGCGATAAGATCCTACAAGAGGTGCTTGTTGAACGTCCACTGCGAATAACCACTGACCCCACAGTGCTGGCCACCACCCTCAACATGCTTCCGGGCCTCTCCCACTCATCGCTTATCTGTACCACACCCAGACACTACGTCCGCTTTGGGTCTCCGTTCAATCCTGAGAGACGCCGGCCTCGTCCACTCCAGATGGATGGTACTTATGGCTGCTACAAaaag AGATGGATCAAACAGGTGGAGGACGAGTGCTGCTCAGCCAGTGTGGAGGATGGCACAGAGTCCACCTCCTCCCAGCAAAGTACTAGTAGCAGATCCACCCCCAACCCCCTGTCCAGTG AACTTAATGCACCATTTAAAAAGCGCCATTCAAAGTACGTGCTGGAGACAACACCATCACCTTCGGACCTACTTCACCCACTGTCACCGATCACACCGCCACTGCCAGAGGAGTCCCTCCACCCACTTCTCCACACTCCCTGTGGCTCCCTTTCCCTGCTGCCAAATGGCCTCCCCTACTCACCCATGCCCTCACTGCCTGCCAGTCGCTGCAATACACCGCTGCAGTTTGAA AACATATCATCTCCAGAGGCATCGCCTGCGCATCGACCACAGTCCATCTCTCCGGAG CCATGTCTTCAGACAGACTTTGATGCCTTTCGCCCTCAGTTTCCAGACCTGTCACTCTCCTCCAGCTTGGAGAGCCCTGTGGCTGTAATGTCGGATGACTTTTCCCTTTCTGGCGGCCAAGATTCCCAAGGCCCATTGTCCATAGGGGCCTGTTCCCTTAACCCAGCGTCATGCCCTTCCTCTGACCTCAACCCTCAAAACAAGGAGCAGGCCTTCAGGACAGAGTTCAACCTCATATACACCTGCTCACCTCTGAACGCAAACCTGGGAAACCCTGTGACTGCCAACCGGCACCTCTCCCAGTCCGAGGGAGGCTTCTCGCCCTCACAGTCCTTCCGCAGTTCCATAAGCAGCCAAGGGCTGGTGGGAGATGGGGGACCGGGCTCCATGTCACCCTATGGCGAGCCCCAATATGTGGGAAGATACCCAGATAGTGTCACACCTCCTTACACCAGCAACCCaccacaaaaaaagaag GTGTCTTTGCTGGAATACCGTAAAAGGAAGCAGGGCAGCAGTCGAGACTCTGATCCAGCCAGCAGCAACTCCTCTCTAGGTGGCACGCCTACGCGTTCTGGCTACCACTACAGCAAGGATTCCCATCCTCCTCATTCCTATCAACAGATGCAGCCCCCTGCCTCCCCTCACAGCTCCATCTCTTCCCTAGCTCATACACCCTCTATTCCACAGATAGAGGAGGTTAGTCCCCCAGACCACCATGGCCCACCAGTGCAGTCCAGACAACAAGACACCAACCAGTG GATGGTCCCCACAACTGTTGAACTCCTGAGGGAAGGCCAGGGAGTTCTGGAGCGAGTGCTAAGGAGTATCAAGATGGAACACATTTATAAGAGAAGTAACAGCTTCACAGAGAAGGAATCTG AAGCAGATTGTTATGAGATGCAGGCAGTATCCATGGTTTCTCCCGTGAAGagtccacacacatacagccccTCTGTGTACTCAAACCAG TCCACAGAAAGCCGACAAGCTGACAGTCCGTCATTCCTCCAGCAAACCTCCAGCTCTCCATTCCGGGGTTCCTACAGTCCCTCATCCAGTCAGAGCTTCTTCCCACACCTTGCAGGACTGTCCCAGGATCACCTTCCCACCTCCTACCCAAGGTCACCAGTGGGCTCTCACCAGCATAGTGACACCAGTAATGTGGAGGGAGGTCATGGCTACAGCTGCTTGAAAGGAAGCCGTTTAAACAGTAGTGGCCTGGTAGGGGCTCCAATCCCAAGAGCCAGGGCACATGGGCAGACTAAAATAGATTTGGGATCCCAGGCCTCCAGAGTGACCCAGCAACAGGCAACTCAAAGACCAAACTCACAGTCGGGTAGTCCAAGCCAGGCAGTGCTGCAGGCCAGCTCCAAGCTACAGTCAGGCTCTGGACCAGCACACTGCTCACAGCGAGGTACTAACCTGAGTCAGTTTCAGCACTCCCCCCTCCAGGGACCTGGAGTAAGGACGCAATCAGGAACCTTTTAG
- the setd5 gene encoding SET domain-containing protein 5 isoform X2: MSIVITLGVTTPETSYSDMAAGSDPESVEASPAVNEKNYNHSCGSAQSHGYQRLPYAMQQSSVVCCQDHNYGAPPPPTPPASPLSQTIIPRLDLNGLVRSSHYNETNEDNSADSDSSSEEDEEAVANWCHCTLTPGSLLIKCDNCRVLDRRKGAESQHRKTENISAGESSATESGDEEVSPSTISYTATQHTPTSIKLTVNRVKKSKSKKRKKSTDKARGTPKSKKVKAFREGSRKSMRMKNSTTEASVLDENTAEGWESKIRQWTDQYEEALANQYSADVQTLLQLHRTASATVSKAESGTTTPPATAQIHALVDPMDTINRTELACNNTVLGSQMQLQLGRVTRVQKHRKILRAAKSLEPDALIIEYRGKVMLKQQFEVNGHFFKKPYPFVLFYSKFNNVEMCVDARTFGNDARFIRRSCTPNAEVRHMIAEGMIHLCIYAVSQIAKDAEVTIGFDYEFTSCNYKVDCACHKGNQNCPVQKHNLSPMENLLSPPCLPQHSLVGAETRRRKARRKELEGWLASDNNHTLDQQQVTKDLQGTSDTEERLQDEVKVEQGEEGEVDDNGIVISTKRTFNTLERKKRRVGEMEIKEDGVETDDGTGHLAANTPIAHNAGVGISTRRTTYVMESPPGEAKTSLPNLPAPSAPPKPARPSKARPKSRISRYRSSSLRARRQRQALAQQAAAAAVTSVAATPVSADQSATLDEEGSQGPYGAESVHGESSLVGNLLDGDGLNCISRGNLRYPKTKKYLVTEWLNDKIPAGDKILQEVLVERPLRITTDPTVLATTLNMLPGLSHSSLICTTPRHYVRFGSPFNPERRRPRPLQMDGTYGCYKKRWIKQVEDECCSASVEDGTESTSSQQSTSSRSTPNPLSSELNAPFKKRHSKYVLETTPSPSDLLHPLSPITPPLPEESLHPLLHTPCGSLSLLPNGLPYSPMPSLPASRCNTPLQFENISSPEASPAHRPQSISPEPCLQTDFDAFRPQFPDLSLSSSLESPVAVMSDDFSLSGGQDSQGPLSIGACSLNPASCPSSDLNPQNKEQAFRTEFNLIYTCSPLNANLGNPVTANRHLSQSEGGFSPSQSFRSSISSQGLVGDGGPGSMSPYGEPQYVGRYPDSVTPPYTSNPPQKKKRANQHTISLLTGKPDYQAITVRSEYEPVQNMVSLLEYRKRKQGSSRDSDPASSNSSLGGTPTRSGYHYSKDSHPPHSYQQMQPPASPHSSISSLAHTPSIPQIEEVSPPDHHGPPVQSRQQDTNQWMVPTTVELLREGQGVLERVLRSIKMEHIYKRSNSFTEKESEADCYEMQAVSMVSPVKSPHTYSPSVYSNQSTESRQADSPSFLQQTSSSPFRGSYSPSSSQSFFPHLAGLSQDHLPTSYPRSPVGSHQHSDTSNVEGGHGYSCLKGSRLNSSGLVGAPIPRARAHGQTKIDLGSQASRVTQQQATQRPNSQSGSPSQAVLQASSKLQSGSGPAHCSQRGTNLSQFQHSPLQGPGVRTQSGTF; the protein is encoded by the exons ATGAGCATAGTAATTACGCTGGGAGTCACCACACCTGAAACGTCTTACTCAGATATGGCTGCTGGATCAGA CCCTGAGTCAGTTGAAGCAAGCCCTGCAGTCAATGAGAAAAACTATAACCACAGCTGTGGGAGTGCACAGAGCCATGGGTATCAGAGACTACCCTATGCT ATGCAACAGTCTTCCGTTGTGTGTTGTCAGGATCACAActatggtgcaccccctccccCTACCCCACccgcctcccctctctcccaaACCATTATTCCCCGTTTGGATCTCAATGGCCTGGTACGCAGTTCCCACTACAATGAAACTAATGAGGACAACTCGGCCGACAGTGATAGTTCctcagaggaagatgaagaagccGTAGCTAACTGGTGTCATTGCACCCTGACTCCAGGCAGCTTGCTCATTAAATGTGACAACTGCAG GGTACTGGACAGGAGGAAAGGAGCAGAGAGCCAacacagaaaaactgaaaatatcTCTG CTGGAGAGAGTAGTGCAACAGAGAGTGGTGATGAAGAGGTGTCACCCTCCACTATTTCCTATACTGCCACTCAGCACACACCCACCAGCATCAAACTCACTGTcaacagagtaaaaaaaagcaaatcaaaaaagaggaagaagagcacaGACAAAGCTCGTGGCACACCGAAGAGCAAGAAAGTTAAG gccTTCAGAGAAGGTTCTAGGAAGTCCATGAGGATGAAG AACTCAACCACAGAGGCCAGTGTGCTGGATGAGAACACAGCAGAAGGTTGGGAGAGCAAAATCCGCCAGTGGACAGACCAGTACGAAGAGGCTCTTGCCAACCAGTACAGCGCTGATGTCCAGACATTGCTCCAGCTTCACCGCACTGCTAGCGCCACAGTCTCAAAGGCAGAGAGCGGCACTACAACACCCCCTGCCACAGCACAAATCCATGCCTTAGTTGACCCAATGGACACTATTAATCGCACTGAACTGGCCTGTAATAACACAGTGCTGGGCTCACAGATGCAG CTCCAGCTTGGCCGGGTAACACGGGTGCAGAAACACAGGAAGATCCTTAGAGCCGCAAAAAGCCTGGAGCCAGATGCACTCATTATTGAATATCGGGGAAAAGTCATGCTTAAACAACAGTTTGAAGTCAACGGACACTTCTTCAAAAA ACCCTACCCTTTTGTGCTGTTCTACTCAAAATTTAACAATGTAGAGATGTGTGTTGATGCGAGGACCTTTGGAAATGATGCCCGATTCATTAGGAGGTCCTGTACACCCAATGCTGAG GTCCGACATATGATTGCTGAAGGCATGATCCATCTGTGTATTTACGCTGTCAGTCAAATCGCAAAGGATGCTGAGGTCACTATTGGATTTGACTACGAGTTCACTAGCTG TAATTACAAAGTGGACTGTGCCTGTCATAAGGGCAACCAGAACTGCCCTGTCCAGAAGCACAACCTGAGTCCCATGGAGAACTTGCTGAGTCCACCCTGCCTGCCACAACACTCCTTGGTTGGTGCTGAAACCCGCCGGAGAAAAGCTCGTAGGAAAGAGTTGGAAGGCTGGCTGGCTAGTGACAATAATCATACCCTGGACCAGCAGCAGGTGACGAAAGATCTGCAGGGGACCAGTGACACAgag GAGAGACTGCAAGATGAAGTTAAGGTGGAacagggagaggaaggagaggtggATGACAATGGGATTGTAATTTCCACTAAAAGA ACTTTTAACACCCTGGAACGGAAAAAGAGGCGAGTCGGAGAAATGGAAATAAAGGAGGATGGTGTGGAAACTGATGATGGGACAGGACACCTTGCTGCGAATACCCCCATAGCTCACAACGCTGGTGTAGGGATCAGCACACGACGCACCACTTATGTTATG GAATCTCCACCTGGTGAGGCGAAGACCTCATTACCCAACCTGCCTGCACCATCTGCTCCTCCAAAACCTGCACGCCCTTCCAAGGCTCGGCCCAAAAGTCGAATATCTCGCTACCGGTCAAGCTCATTGCGTGCGCGGCGGCAGCGCCAAGCTCTTGCTCAGCAGGCAGCAGCCGCTGCAGTTACATCAGTGGCAGCAACGCCCGTATCAGCTGATCAGAGTGCTACTCTGGATGAGGAGGGATCTCAAGGCCCATATGGTGCTGAATCTGTCCATGGGGAAAGCAGCCTTGTAGGTAATCTCCTAGATGGAGATGGCCTAAACTGCATAAGCAGAGGCAACCTGCGCTACCCCAAGACCAAGAAG tACCTGGTGACAGAGTGGTTGAATGACAAAATCCCTGCAGGCGATAAGATCCTACAAGAGGTGCTTGTTGAACGTCCACTGCGAATAACCACTGACCCCACAGTGCTGGCCACCACCCTCAACATGCTTCCGGGCCTCTCCCACTCATCGCTTATCTGTACCACACCCAGACACTACGTCCGCTTTGGGTCTCCGTTCAATCCTGAGAGACGCCGGCCTCGTCCACTCCAGATGGATGGTACTTATGGCTGCTACAAaaag AGATGGATCAAACAGGTGGAGGACGAGTGCTGCTCAGCCAGTGTGGAGGATGGCACAGAGTCCACCTCCTCCCAGCAAAGTACTAGTAGCAGATCCACCCCCAACCCCCTGTCCAGTG AACTTAATGCACCATTTAAAAAGCGCCATTCAAAGTACGTGCTGGAGACAACACCATCACCTTCGGACCTACTTCACCCACTGTCACCGATCACACCGCCACTGCCAGAGGAGTCCCTCCACCCACTTCTCCACACTCCCTGTGGCTCCCTTTCCCTGCTGCCAAATGGCCTCCCCTACTCACCCATGCCCTCACTGCCTGCCAGTCGCTGCAATACACCGCTGCAGTTTGAA AACATATCATCTCCAGAGGCATCGCCTGCGCATCGACCACAGTCCATCTCTCCGGAG CCATGTCTTCAGACAGACTTTGATGCCTTTCGCCCTCAGTTTCCAGACCTGTCACTCTCCTCCAGCTTGGAGAGCCCTGTGGCTGTAATGTCGGATGACTTTTCCCTTTCTGGCGGCCAAGATTCCCAAGGCCCATTGTCCATAGGGGCCTGTTCCCTTAACCCAGCGTCATGCCCTTCCTCTGACCTCAACCCTCAAAACAAGGAGCAGGCCTTCAGGACAGAGTTCAACCTCATATACACCTGCTCACCTCTGAACGCAAACCTGGGAAACCCTGTGACTGCCAACCGGCACCTCTCCCAGTCCGAGGGAGGCTTCTCGCCCTCACAGTCCTTCCGCAGTTCCATAAGCAGCCAAGGGCTGGTGGGAGATGGGGGACCGGGCTCCATGTCACCCTATGGCGAGCCCCAATATGTGGGAAGATACCCAGATAGTGTCACACCTCCTTACACCAGCAACCCaccacaaaaaaagaag AGGGCCAACCAGCATACCATTAGTCTGCTGACAGGAAAGCCAGATTACCAGGCTATAACAGTAAGAAGTGAATACGAGCCAGTACAAAATATG GTGTCTTTGCTGGAATACCGTAAAAGGAAGCAGGGCAGCAGTCGAGACTCTGATCCAGCCAGCAGCAACTCCTCTCTAGGTGGCACGCCTACGCGTTCTGGCTACCACTACAGCAAGGATTCCCATCCTCCTCATTCCTATCAACAGATGCAGCCCCCTGCCTCCCCTCACAGCTCCATCTCTTCCCTAGCTCATACACCCTCTATTCCACAGATAGAGGAGGTTAGTCCCCCAGACCACCATGGCCCACCAGTGCAGTCCAGACAACAAGACACCAACCAGTG GATGGTCCCCACAACTGTTGAACTCCTGAGGGAAGGCCAGGGAGTTCTGGAGCGAGTGCTAAGGAGTATCAAGATGGAACACATTTATAAGAGAAGTAACAGCTTCACAGAGAAGGAATCTG AAGCAGATTGTTATGAGATGCAGGCAGTATCCATGGTTTCTCCCGTGAAGagtccacacacatacagccccTCTGTGTACTCAAACCAG TCCACAGAAAGCCGACAAGCTGACAGTCCGTCATTCCTCCAGCAAACCTCCAGCTCTCCATTCCGGGGTTCCTACAGTCCCTCATCCAGTCAGAGCTTCTTCCCACACCTTGCAGGACTGTCCCAGGATCACCTTCCCACCTCCTACCCAAGGTCACCAGTGGGCTCTCACCAGCATAGTGACACCAGTAATGTGGAGGGAGGTCATGGCTACAGCTGCTTGAAAGGAAGCCGTTTAAACAGTAGTGGCCTGGTAGGGGCTCCAATCCCAAGAGCCAGGGCACATGGGCAGACTAAAATAGATTTGGGATCCCAGGCCTCCAGAGTGACCCAGCAACAGGCAACTCAAAGACCAAACTCACAGTCGGGTAGTCCAAGCCAGGCAGTGCTGCAGGCCAGCTCCAAGCTACAGTCAGGCTCTGGACCAGCACACTGCTCACAGCGAGGTACTAACCTGAGTCAGTTTCAGCACTCCCCCCTCCAGGGACCTGGAGTAAGGACGCAATCAGGAACCTTTTAG